One Cupriavidus taiwanensis DNA window includes the following coding sequences:
- the hpnD gene encoding presqualene diphosphate synthase HpnD: MAGTQIAASDSPAATAAGSRAGPAASAGSSFHAALRILPAAQRQAMFEIYAFCRAVDDIADGSAPHAERLAALDAWRRDIGACYAGNPPAPLQPLCAQIRAFDLQQADFLAVIDGMTMDVVQDIRAPDAATLDLYCDRVASAVGRLAVRVFGLEADCGVALAHHLGRALQLTNILRDIDEDASIGRLYLPAEALAAAGIAIATPAAVAAHPALGQACAAVAREAQAHYEQAWAVMARCPARQVRSPRIMAEVYHRILARLCAQGWRAPRRRVRLPRAQLLWIVLRHAIG; encoded by the coding sequence GCTCCTTCCATGCCGCCCTGCGCATCCTGCCCGCGGCACAGCGCCAGGCCATGTTCGAGATCTACGCGTTCTGCCGCGCCGTCGACGATATCGCCGATGGCAGCGCGCCGCACGCCGAGCGCCTGGCCGCGCTCGATGCCTGGCGCCGCGATATCGGCGCCTGCTACGCCGGCAACCCGCCCGCGCCGCTGCAGCCGCTGTGCGCCCAGATCCGCGCCTTCGACCTGCAGCAGGCTGACTTCCTTGCCGTGATCGACGGCATGACCATGGACGTGGTGCAGGATATCCGCGCGCCCGACGCCGCCACCCTCGACCTGTACTGCGACCGCGTTGCCAGCGCGGTCGGCCGCCTGGCGGTGCGGGTGTTCGGGCTGGAGGCGGATTGCGGCGTCGCACTGGCGCACCACCTGGGCCGCGCGCTGCAACTGACCAATATCCTGCGCGATATCGACGAGGACGCCTCCATCGGCCGGCTCTACCTGCCGGCCGAGGCGCTCGCCGCGGCCGGCATTGCCATCGCCACGCCCGCGGCCGTGGCCGCGCACCCCGCGCTGGGACAGGCGTGCGCGGCGGTGGCGCGCGAGGCCCAGGCGCACTACGAGCAGGCCTGGGCCGTCATGGCGCGCTGCCCGGCACGCCAGGTGCGTTCGCCGCGCATCATGGCCGAGGTCTACCACCGCATCCTGGCGCGGCTGTGCGCGCAGGGATGGCGCGCGCCGCGCCGCCGCGTGCGCCTGCCGCGCGCGCAATTGCTCTGGATCGTGCTGCGCCACGCCATTGGCTGA